One genomic region from Gemmobacter aquarius encodes:
- a CDS encoding HesB/IscA family protein, with protein sequence MFGIPGKQAVTLTPAAVRQIVRLMDKDHSAGLRIGVKKGGCAGMEYTMDYVADVNPMDEVIEQDGARVMIAPMAQMFLFGTEIDYETSLLESTFRFNNPNVAEACGCGESIKFKDQPAA encoded by the coding sequence ATGTTCGGCATTCCCGGAAAACAGGCCGTCACGCTGACCCCCGCTGCGGTGCGTCAGATCGTGCGGTTGATGGATAAAGACCACAGCGCGGGTCTTCGGATCGGCGTCAAGAAGGGCGGCTGCGCGGGCATGGAATACACCATGGATTACGTGGCCGACGTGAACCCGATGGACGAGGTGATCGAGCAGGACGGCGCGCGGGTGATGATCGCCCCCATGGCGCAGATGTTCCTCTTTGGCACCGAGATCGATTACGAAACCTCGCTGCTGGAATCGACGTTCCGGTTCAACAACCCCAACGTGGCCGAAGCCTGCGGCTGTGGCGAATCGATCAAGTTCAAGGACCAGCCCGCCGCCTGA
- the tpiA gene encoding triose-phosphate isomerase, producing the protein MKKLAAGNWKMNGVAASLSEVAALLQAHPAPACEMLLCPPATLVAQMVAMAAGTALRVGGQDCHAKASGAHTGDVSASMLRDAGAAYVIVGHSERRTDHAETDAAVAAKALAAQAAGLVPVVCIGETEAERDAGATLDVIGTQLHASVPDGSTAATLVVAYEPVWAIGTGRTPSLEQIAEVHAFLRARLTARLGAEAAGVRILYGGSVKPSNATEIFAIPHVDGALVGGASLKAADFGAIVAALSAA; encoded by the coding sequence ATGAAAAAGCTCGCGGCAGGCAATTGGAAGATGAACGGCGTGGCGGCCAGCCTGTCCGAGGTCGCGGCCCTGTTGCAGGCCCACCCTGCCCCCGCCTGCGAGATGCTGTTGTGCCCGCCTGCCACGCTGGTTGCACAGATGGTGGCCATGGCTGCGGGAACCGCCCTGCGGGTGGGCGGGCAGGATTGCCATGCCAAGGCCTCGGGGGCGCATACCGGTGATGTGTCGGCCAGCATGCTGCGCGACGCGGGGGCGGCTTACGTGATCGTCGGCCATTCCGAGCGGCGCACCGATCATGCAGAGACGGACGCAGCGGTTGCGGCCAAGGCCCTCGCGGCGCAGGCGGCGGGTCTGGTGCCCGTGGTCTGCATCGGCGAGACGGAAGCCGAACGCGATGCAGGCGCGACGCTGGATGTGATCGGCACGCAATTGCACGCATCGGTGCCCGACGGGTCGACTGCTGCCACGCTGGTCGTGGCCTACGAGCCGGTCTGGGCCATCGGCACGGGCCGCACGCCGAGCCTCGAGCAGATTGCCGAAGTGCACGCCTTTTTGCGCGCCCGCCTGACCGCAAGGCTGGGGGCCGAGGCGGCGGGCGTGCGGATCCTTTACGGCGGATCGGTCAAGCCGTCGAACGCGACCGAGATCTTCGCCATTCCCCATGTGGATGGCGCTCTCGTCGGCGGGGCGAGCCTGAAGGCCGCCGATTTCGGGGCCATCGTCGCCGCCCTTTCCGCAGCCTGA